The Longimicrobium sp. genomic interval GGCGACGCTGGCCGCCTTCCGCCGCCGCGGGGTGACGCCGGAAGCGATCCGCGCGTTCTGGGAGCGGATGGGGGTGGCGAAGTTCAACAGCCGCATCGACATCGCCAAGCTGGAGTTCGCCGTCCGCGACGACCTCAACCACCGCGCGCCGCGCGTGCTATGCGTGCTGCGCCCGCTGCGCGTCGTACTCACCAACTACCCGGAAGGGCAGACGGAGGAGCTTGACGCGCCGTACTGGCCGCACGACGTGCCCAACGAGGGCTCGCGCCCGCTCCCCTTTGCGCGCGAGCTGTTCATCGACCGCGACGACTTCATGGAGGACCCGCCCAAGGGCTTCTTCCGCCTCTCCCCGGGCGGTGAGGTGCGGCTGCGCTACGGGTACGTCATCCGCTGCGACGAGGTGGTCAAGGATGCCCACGGCGAGATCGTGGAGCTGCGCTGCTCGTACGACCCGGAGACGCGCGGCGGCAACACGCCGGACGGGCGGCAGGTGAAGGGGACGATCCACTGGGTCTCGGCCGAGCACTCGCGCCCCTGCGAGGTGCGCCTGTACGACCGCCTCTTCTCCGTCCCCCATCCCGAGGCGGGCGAGGGCGACTTCAAGGAGCACCTGAACCCCGAGTCGCTCGTGGTGGTGCAGGGCGCGCGCATCGAGCCCGGCGTGCGCGACGACCCGCCCGGGAGCCGCTACCAGTTCGAGCGCACGGGCTACTTCTGCTCGGACGTCGTGGACTCGTCGGCCGACCACCTCGTCTTCAACCGCACCGTCACCCTGCGCGACACGTGGGGCAAGGCCGCGCAGCCGGTGAAGTCACGGCCGGAATTGAGAGCGGAGAAGTTGGTGAAGCGGGCCGCGAACGCGGGCCCGAGGCCGGAGGAGCGCCCCGCCGCCCCGCAGGTCGCCCGCACGCCCGAGATGGAGGCGGCGCGCGCCCGCTACGAGAGCGAGCTGGGCCTCGCGCCCGTGGAGGCGGACCTGCTCACGCGCGACCCCGGCTTCGCGACGCTCTTCGAGGGCACCGTCGCCCTCGGCGCCGCGCCTAAGCCGGTGGCGAACTGGATCGTCAACGTCCTGCTCGTGGAGCTGAAGGAGCGCGGGATCAACGAGATCGCCTTCGGCCCCGCGCAGCTCGCCGAGGTCGTGCGGATGGTGGAGGACGGCACCATCTCCAGCGCCGCCGGCAAGACGGTCGTCGCCGAGCTCACGCGCGATGGCGGCGACCCGCGCGAGATCGTGGAGCGCCGCGGCCTTCGCCAAGTGAGCGACGACGCCGCGCTGGTGCCCGTCGTGGACCAGGTGGTCGCCGCCAACGCCGCCAAGGTGGCCGAGTACCGCGCCGGCAAGACGGGCCTGATCGGCTTCTTCGTCGGCCAGGTGATG includes:
- a CDS encoding glutamine--tRNA ligase/YqeY domain fusion protein codes for the protein MTTKPSEPRPAADENTPSHDFIRAIVAEDLRNGRYSEIVTRFPPEPNGYLHIGHAKAILLSYGIAKETGGRFNLRFDDTNPETEDVSYVESIIDTVRWLGADFGDRIYYAADYFEEMYRFAEFLIAQGLAYVDSSTEEEIREARGTVTEPGFPTRFRDRTPQESLDLFRRMRAGEFPDGSHVLRAKIDLASKNMLLRDPLLYRVRHAHHYRTGDAWCIYPLYDYAHPIEDAIEGITHSLCTLEFDNNRAVYDWTVDHWQDFVRSEGGAPARPHQYEFARGELEYTITSKRKSLELVKGGYVSGWDDPRMATLAAFRRRGVTPEAIRAFWERMGVAKFNSRIDIAKLEFAVRDDLNHRAPRVLCVLRPLRVVLTNYPEGQTEELDAPYWPHDVPNEGSRPLPFARELFIDRDDFMEDPPKGFFRLSPGGEVRLRYGYVIRCDEVVKDAHGEIVELRCSYDPETRGGNTPDGRQVKGTIHWVSAEHSRPCEVRLYDRLFSVPHPEAGEGDFKEHLNPESLVVVQGARIEPGVRDDPPGSRYQFERTGYFCSDVVDSSADHLVFNRTVTLRDTWGKAAQPVKSRPELRAEKLVKRAANAGPRPEERPAAPQVARTPEMEAARARYESELGLAPVEADLLTRDPGFATLFEGTVALGAAPKPVANWIVNVLLVELKERGINEIAFGPAQLAEVVRMVEDGTISSAAGKTVVAELTRDGGDPREIVERRGLRQVSDDAALVPVVDQVVAANAAKVAEYRAGKTGLIGFFVGQVMRSTGGTANAERVRELLEGRLG